ATGTGGTGGAGTCGCTGGGCTCGACCTTCAGTGATCCGCTGCTGCAGCTCTTGGAAAGCAATCCCGAAGCACAGCGCGACTTATTGGAGTTTCGTCATACCTTGGAAGCATCCTGCGCTTATTACGCAGCACTGCGCGCTACGGAAGTCGACCGCGAGCGACTGACGACCGCGTTCGAAGCGTTGCAGGATTGTTATTCGCGCCACGAAGAAGTGAGTCGGGCGGAGGAGGGTGCGGCGGATGCACGTTTCCACCTGGCGATCGCCGAGGCCAGCCATAACGCTGTCTTGCTGCACACCATTCGCGGACTGTTCGACCTGCTCAAGCGCAACGTGGTGACCAATATCGGTGGCATGTACAAGCAGCGCAGCGAGACGCGCGACATGCTGATCAGTCAGCATCGCGAGCTGTATCAAGCCATCATGGACGGGCACGCCGAGCTGGCGCGGGAAGTCTCCAGCCGACATATCCTGTATGTGCAGGAAGTCCTGGAAGAGGTGCGGCAGGAAGTGCAGCGGATGGCGCGGGCGGAGCGGCGCAAGGGGATCTGATCATGATTGTTGAATCTGTGGGAGCGAGCCTGCTCGCGAAGACGGTCTGTCAG
This genomic interval from Pseudomonas alvandae contains the following:
- a CDS encoding GntR family transcriptional regulator; the protein is MGFDQIRQRRLSDDIVERLEGMILEGTLKSGERLPAERTLAEQFGVSRPSLREAIQKLTAKGLLISRQGGGNYVVESLGSTFSDPLLQLLESNPEAQRDLLEFRHTLEASCAYYAALRATEVDRERLTTAFEALQDCYSRHEEVSRAEEGAADARFHLAIAEASHNAVLLHTIRGLFDLLKRNVVTNIGGMYKQRSETRDMLISQHRELYQAIMDGHAELAREVSSRHILYVQEVLEEVRQEVQRMARAERRKGI